The DNA sequence TGCTGCTGCATACTCAAAAGTAGTAATAATGTAGTTGTATTATCATCCTCTTTCTTCTTCGGGCAGGCCGTGAGGCTGAGTAGTAGCACAGACAGTGCTGTTAATTTTAATAAATGTTTCATAAAGGTTCCTTATGGTAAATTTGTCAGTCTAACTTCCCCCCCCCATAATTATGACAAGAAAAAATTGCTATCTCCATGCCCGTACTTCGAAGCTCTTGGCTTCGGCTCCCTTCGGTCTCTCAGCCGGCGAGTTGTTCCCTGAGCAATGCCCGCTGAAGGGCGGCAATCGTATCTTATCCAGAAAAAAACCTTTACAGCTCACTGAGCTTCCACCAGTCTAAAGACTGTCATGCTACAGGACAAAAAACCCAGATACTTAAATCCATACACTGATTTTGGTTTTAAGAGGCTCTTCGGAACCGAAGCCAATAAGGATCTACTCATTGATTTTTTGAATCAAATCCTTCCGGAAAAACACCGGATTCAGGAACTCAGTTTTCGAAATCCTGAAAATCTCCCTCCTATGCCTTTCCTACGAAAAGCCATTTTTGATATCCAATGCACAGGAGCCAATGGAGAAGACTTCATCGTTGAAATGCAAAAAGAAAAATTGGAATTTTTTAAAGACAGGTCTCTATTTGCCGTTACATTTCCCATTCAGGAACAGGCAGAAAAAGGAGATTGGAACTTTAAACTCAAGCCCGTTTATCTCATTGCCATTCTCGATTTTAAGTATGACGAGAAAGAAGAAAAGAAGAAATTCGAACGTTATGTTCAACTCAAAGACCAGGATGGGGAAGTCTTTTATGATAAGCTTCATTTTAAGTTTTTGCAGATGCCCCTCTTTACCAAGAAAGAAAATGAATTAGAAAGCCGCTTTGATAAATGGTGTTATTTCTTAAAAAACCTGGAAAGTTTTGACCACATTCCGGCTATATTAAACGAACCCCTTTTTAAAAAAGCCTTTCTTACCTCCGAACTCAGTGCTATGAATAGCTTTGAGTTTGATACATACCACGAAAGTCTCATGGCCTACTGGGAATCAAAAGGTATGCTCGATACAGCAAGGGATGAAGGTAAGCTGGAAGGTAAGTTGGAAGAGAAATTAAATGTTGCAAAGAATGCTATCAAGATGGGGCTTTCGGATGAACAAATCCATACTCTTACCGGCATGAGTTTTGAGGATATTCAGAATATACGAGAGAAAGAATTTTAGAATATTCAAACAGTGGAGTTTTCCACTGCTTCTCTCTTCTCTATTGAATCTGGTAGGTGATTACTCCACCGGCTGTTACGACATCGGTAACAGAGAACTCATATGTATAAGAAATATTTACTTTTGCAATGATTTCCATCTTGGTTCTGTCACTCGAATTGCTACTCAGAGTAATACTGCTAGAATATGTCTGATTTGTAAAATCTGCTGTATCACAAGAATCGCTAGAATATACCGAAATATTTGAACCAAAACTTGTTCCTAAAGCAGGCAATGTTCCTTTAGTTGCAGTTATTACCAACTTCTGGCCTGCGCTTAAACTAGCTTTGATATTGGCTTTATAATCAGTAGTTTGAGTTTGATACAACACGGACTGCAAGGTCTGGGAAGTGGTAGAAGCTGTGTTCAGCTTGGTACAACCAGGATGAGACGCAAGGGCGGCCGTTTTAGAAGCTTCTGTGGCTGCTGGCTGCTGCATACTTAAGAGTAACAATAATGTTGTTGTATTATCATCCTCTTTCTTCTTCGGGCAGGCCGTGAGGCTGAGTAGTAGCACAGACAGTGCTGTTAATTTTAATAAATGTTTCATAAAGGTTCCTTATGGTAAATTTGTCAGTCTAACTTCCCCCCCCCCATAATTATGACAAGAAAAAATTGTTATCCCCATGCCCGTACTTCGAAGCTCTTGGCTTCGGCTCCCTTCGGTCTCTCAGCCGGCGAGTTGTTCCCTGAGCAATGCCCGCAGGCAAGCGCAGTATCCAAAGTTCAGCTTCACGAAGCCATTTCCTTCTTCGGACAGTCTTATAGCTGCCGGAAATCAAAAGTTGAAACTCTTATAGAAATAAATATTCAGAATTTACGAGAGAACACTATACTATGTATTCCAGCATATTTAATTTGTTTATGATATAAAAATATATTTACAAAAAAAAGAATAGAGACGATCTTTGACCCATGGATTTCTTCAACTTCTTAAAAAAGGATGATATCTTTGCTTTAGAAAGCAAGGATAATAGAAAAGCTTTAACTACGGAATGGAAGAAAAAGGGTCTATCTAAAGATAAATTTGCCTTTCTCACAGCAAAGCAGTATGAAATTCTCTTTGGCACTGAAGAAAAAACAAAAGAAACTTTAAGCCATATAGAAATTATTATTTTGTCCCAATGTGATAGGGAGGAAGCAGAAAAGTTAAAGAACATTCACAGTAAAATGAGCACTCTCGAATTATTAAGAAGTCTCCAAAATACTGCAATTAAAGTAGCCATGGAAAGAGGACTGCAATGAAACAAGATGTTCTCTGTATTCCGGGTTATATCATCTACAAATTCAAGAAAATGCAAATCATATCACCTTCCGATTTACGAAATAATTCCATACGTAATTATAAAGACAAGTCTCCAAGCTTTAAGTTTTTTTTGAAAGAGTTAGAAGAATCTCTTATAGAAAATTCTTTCGATTTAAAAAAATATGAAGAAGCAAAATTAAAAGCTAAAACTATGTATGAAATGGTAATCGGGTATTCAAACTCGGATCATGTAGAATTAGATGATTCTGATATAATAGTTATTGAAAAAACTGATGACCTTGTAAAGAGATATTCGGATATTTTACTAATGAAAAAAGATTCACATATTTACTGCAAAGAAGCTTTCCTTGAGTTGGTTAAAGAAGCATCAGATAAGATTATTATGAAATAAAAGATAAGAGCCTATATAATAATTATTTTTCAAAGAACCCGGAAAGAAAACCGCCTACAAGACTTCTGATTATTAACTTAACGAACAAAGAAAGCCTGGTAGGCAATAAAAAGAAAGAATAATACCAAAAAAGAAAAAGCCGGAAAAAACCAGGTTAAAAAAGCCCTACCCGTATTCTGCTGAAAAATTTGTTTCCCTAAGCTAATATAGATTTTCCCTTCCCACATAATCGCTCCGAAGAATAAGATCAGGGCCAGAATAAGCTGAAACTTACCCATCGTATAATTATTCTCTGAGATGGGAGGAAATAGGCTATACATGCTATTCAAGAATAAACCGGAAATAATAAGAGGAAGAGTAGAATATACACTTACACTCATACTGTTTAAAAAAGAAGTATTTTTTTCCGCCATGATTACAAGAGAAAGGTAGCGTAATGCTCCCACAACAAGAATGTATAAAAACCAGGTCAAAGGAAAATAAAATTTAGACCAGGGAAAAAAGAGCCCGGTCTTATACTTAGCAAATGGAGTTTTTTTTACATAAGAACCAAGAGGAAAAAGTTGAAGAAAGAAATGAAACAAAATCAGGATAATAGTAAATAAACCCAATAGTAAAAGTAGTTGCCTAAACGTTTGAACAAATACTTTCTTTTCTTCCTCAGTCGAAAAAAGAGAAGAGAGCTCTCCGGTTTGAAAGAGAGCCAAATAAGTGTTTTTAAATGTATCACGAAGCATCATTGGGCAGAAAGTACCTGTATCCTAACTTTTGCATCTTCTATAGGTTTTGCCATTTTTTCGGGAGGTGCAATCTCTATAAATTTTTTATAGTTCTCTAAAGCTCCTTGTTTATCACCAGATTTAGATTGAACTAAAGCCAGGTTAAAGTAGATCTTGGCATCGTTCGGATTCAGGCTTCTAGCTTTTTGATAGGCAAGAACCGCAGTTTTGTAATCATCCATAGCCTGATATGAAACACCCTGATTATAATAGGCCAGGGCAAAATCCGGTTTCAATTCAGCCGACTTTTTAAAATAAGCCAAAGCTTCCTCAAATTTCTTCTCTTTTAAAAGTGCTACACCTTTATTATTGGCTTCAGTGTAAGTAGCAGCCGTGACCTGCATTTCCTTTGTAGGTTCGCTTTTCTTACAATGAAATACGAAAAAAGCTACAAGAAAAATAACTAAACTTGTTAATCCAAATCGTTCCCCTATTTTCATATAGTTAAACCTATTTTCCTTCCATTTGTTTGATTCTCTTTTTTGCATCCTCAATAGGTTTTGCCATACTTGAAGGAGCAATTTCAAGAAACTTCTTATAATACTTCACTGCACTTTTTTTCTTATTAAGCCGTGTATAAACAATTCCTAAATTAAAGAAAGTCTCAGGAGATTTGGAGTTATATTTCAAAGCTGTTTTATAGGCAGTAACTGATTCCTTATTCTTTCCCATAGCTTGATAACAAACACCCTGATTATAATGACCTCGGAAATAATTCGAACTGATTTTTGTAGCTTTTTGAAAGTAACTCAAAGCTTTTATATAGTTCTTCTGATTAAGATAAGCAACTCCAATATTATTCGGATAGTCAGGAACAGAGGGATCCAACTGCATTGCCTGCTCAAATAATCCTATAGCCTTATCAGGATCCGCCTTTAACTGCTTGGCACCCTCATAATTTAATTTCTGAGCTTTTGTTCTGTCCTCGGCAGAAAGACCCGAAGTTAGTATTAATAAACCTAAGATAAAAAATGTAAAGATTCGAAGTTTCATAAACCATGTTTCTCTTTTTCTTTAATTTCAGGCAAGTTTTTTTCATAATTCTTTTTCATTTTAAAAGTTCTTCCACTCTTTTTTTTGCATCTTCTATGGGTTTTGCCAGGCTTATCGGAGCAATTCTGACGAATAACTTATAATATTGTATTGCATTTTCTTTATCACCCAACCTGGAATAAACTAAAGCCATATTAAAAATGAGTTCGGGTGAATTCGGTTTCAATTTCATAGCTCTGAGATAATAGTCAACAGCTTTCAGATTCTCAGAAAGAGCCTGGTAACAAACACCCATATTATAAAAAGCATGAAAGTAGTTTTGATCTATATCTATAGCTTTTTGAAAATATTCCAATGCTTCTATAAATTTCTTTTGATTCAGTTTAACAACTCCCATGTTATTTGGATATTCCGGAACAATAGAACAAAGCTGCATTGCCTTTTCAAATAAATCTATAGCCTTATCCGGATTGGAGCCAATAAGAGAGACTCCCTCGTTATTTAACTTTTGAGCTTTTATTCTATCCTGTGCATTCATTCTCTACCCATTTATAATTCTATTCTACTTGTTTACTTTACTCTTCAATAAAGAAATCATAATCCTTTTTTTTCTTCGGAGATTCTTTGATATGATAATTCTCTTCTTCAATAAGGGGAACTTCTTTTTTTTCTATTATTGTAGTATCCGGAGTAATCTCGATTTTCTCTCGCTCTTCAACTTCCCGGATTTCCGGCTTTAAAGACTCATCTCGTTTATAATCATAGAGTTTTAGAATAATCGAATTTCCTTTATTTCGATTATATTCATATAAATGCAGGCTATTATTATCCGAACCGCTAAAAAAATAAAATTCAAAACCGGAAAGCATATAGTCACGAGAGACCTCCAGTAATCCATCCTGGGCCTGCATCAAATCCAATTCAGCGCTAATAACGTCCACCTCTTTTAAAAAACCCTGTTGAAATTTTTGTCTGGCTAATTTAAAAGCTTCAAATTGCAAATAAAGCCTTGAATTCCCTAACCTGAGAAGTTGCCATTTTTCCTGCAAAGTATCATAACTTTTATAAACAGACATTTCCACTTCATTGGATAATTTTTTATATTTCCCTACAGCTTCTGAAAGTTTTATCTTTCCCTCTAAAATATTTCGGGAATAGCTCAAATCATCATAAAAGTTAAAATTGCTGCTATTGAAAGCATTTTCACCTTTACCAACAAATTGAGGCCCGTAACCCGGTATCCTCTGGATACCGGACCCATCTGTCTGTACTCCGTAGTTCAGGGTGTTTTGATTGGTGGTACTTCCAAACCTTGTATTTACAGAAAGATTAAAACCGTAAACCTTATTTTTTGTAGGAACAGGACCATTTACGTTTTCTCCCACATAGGCCCCAACCGAAACCTGGGGTTTCCAGTATTCTTCGGCCAATTGCTTTTGAGCTTTTAACTGTTTTACAACCACACGAAACTTGGCTACTTCTTGATTGGTTGCTACCGACTTTTTAGCAATATTCTTGATTGGCAAACTCGGAGGATAAAAGGAATAATCAAACAAAAAATTTTCTTCAAACTTTATGTCTACATCAATGTGTAAATTCAAGACTTGCTTTAGATCCATAAGAGAACGGTTAGTTTCTCCCTGAATTTTTCTATAGCTTGCTTCTACTTCCCGCAACTTTGAAAGGGCTTCTAATCTTTGTATATCAGTAGCAAAACCTTCTTTTTTTTGCAGGCTTACGTTTTTTAAATTATGCACGGCCCGCTTTAAGCTCTTTTTAACCAAAAATAGCTTACTAAAATTTGATAAAGTAGTAATATAGGCTTTGCTAATTTCCAGGGAAAGCTTATCTCTTTCAATCAAGTAATCCTTAGAGTTTAAAACCTTATCCAGTCTGGCTGACTCTACTTCAAGTTCCGTTTTTCCTCCATCGTATAATAACTGTTGTATATTCAAACGAATATCATTGTATCTCGAATCAGGTTGCTCCACATTCAAATTCTTTAAACCAAAATAGGAAACTCCCACCCTTGGTAAATAATTCCTCCACTTCTCAGTTATAATATGTCGAAACACTTCCTGCTTACTTCGTATTGTCTTTAGAAGTATACTATTTGTTAATCCGATAGTGATTGCTTTATTTAAATCCAAAGATAAAGTTCTATCTCCTGCATATAAAACAGTAAAGAACAAATAAAGCGTTCCAACTACAATCAATTTTATTAACTTTTTTTTCATTTTACACAAATCATACTTATAAGATCTTTTTATAAATTTCTTGCAGGGTCTCTTTTTTCAAGTTTGCCTTCAAAAAAATGGGTATAAACATAGTTCCAAACACACAGCTAATTGTAAAAACAAAAAAGAAATCATATATATATAAAACCGCTGTGTCCGCAAATAAAAGAAAGAATAAAAAAAACGGAAGTATAGAAAGAACTATAGGAAAAAATAAAAACAGTCTTTCAGGCTTTCGTTTTATCAAATTTTTTGTAAGATAAATTCCTCCTTTCGATTTTATCACAAGTAAAAGAAAAATATCAAATCCTGAAAATAAAAGTAAAGCCAATAAAATGGGATAAGTCATTTTCCCGATAAACCCATAGATAAAAAGAATTTTTAAAGCCAGCAAGAATATAATAGATAATGCCGGTTTTAAAGAATATTTAAAGGATTCATAATAAGCTGATAACATCATATAGATAAATACTGGTAAGGCGAAAATAACATATACCTGGAGTTCAGAACTTTTATCAAACGTTCTTCCGCTCTTTTTCCCCGCTTCGATTCTGTAGTTTTCAGGTAGAGGAAAAGCTAAGATCCGGGATAAGGCTTCTTCAATTTTTTTATCACTCACATCAGCAAAACGTATAGAAATAGAATATAAGCGTTTTTTATTTTTATGATAGATTTTTACAGGCACCTTACTTTCCTTTCTCCAAACAACTTCTGTAATTGGAACATATTTTCCATCCAAATTTTTCACCCTAATTAAAGAAAGGCTGTCTTTCGAATCCCTGTATTTTTTATCAAATCGTACCCGAATGTCAATTTCTCTATCCTTTTCATAAAATTTACTGGCGATTCCTCCCTGTATAGCCAATTTCAAAAAATCTCCAATCTCTAATAA is a window from the Leptospiraceae bacterium genome containing:
- a CDS encoding PD-(D/E)XK nuclease family transposase yields the protein MLQDKKPRYLNPYTDFGFKRLFGTEANKDLLIDFLNQILPEKHRIQELSFRNPENLPPMPFLRKAIFDIQCTGANGEDFIVEMQKEKLEFFKDRSLFAVTFPIQEQAEKGDWNFKLKPVYLIAILDFKYDEKEEKKKFERYVQLKDQDGEVFYDKLHFKFLQMPLFTKKENELESRFDKWCYFLKNLESFDHIPAILNEPLFKKAFLTSELSAMNSFEFDTYHESLMAYWESKGMLDTARDEGKLEGKLEEKLNVAKNAIKMGLSDEQIHTLTGMSFEDIQNIREKEF
- a CDS encoding tetratricopeptide repeat protein translates to MKIGERFGLTSLVIFLVAFFVFHCKKSEPTKEMQVTAATYTEANNKGVALLKEKKFEEALAYFKKSAELKPDFALAYYNQGVSYQAMDDYKTAVLAYQKARSLNPNDAKIYFNLALVQSKSGDKQGALENYKKFIEIAPPEKMAKPIEDAKVRIQVLSAQ
- a CDS encoding tetratricopeptide repeat protein produces the protein MKLRIFTFFILGLLILTSGLSAEDRTKAQKLNYEGAKQLKADPDKAIGLFEQAMQLDPSVPDYPNNIGVAYLNQKNYIKALSYFQKATKISSNYFRGHYNQGVCYQAMGKNKESVTAYKTALKYNSKSPETFFNLGIVYTRLNKKKSAVKYYKKFLEIAPSSMAKPIEDAKKRIKQMEGK
- a CDS encoding tetratricopeptide repeat protein produces the protein MNAQDRIKAQKLNNEGVSLIGSNPDKAIDLFEKAMQLCSIVPEYPNNMGVVKLNQKKFIEALEYFQKAIDIDQNYFHAFYNMGVCYQALSENLKAVDYYLRAMKLKPNSPELIFNMALVYSRLGDKENAIQYYKLFVRIAPISLAKPIEDAKKRVEELLK
- a CDS encoding TolC family protein — protein: MKKKLIKLIVVGTLYLFFTVLYAGDRTLSLDLNKAITIGLTNSILLKTIRSKQEVFRHIITEKWRNYLPRVGVSYFGLKNLNVEQPDSRYNDIRLNIQQLLYDGGKTELEVESARLDKVLNSKDYLIERDKLSLEISKAYITTLSNFSKLFLVKKSLKRAVHNLKNVSLQKKEGFATDIQRLEALSKLREVEASYRKIQGETNRSLMDLKQVLNLHIDVDIKFEENFLFDYSFYPPSLPIKNIAKKSVATNQEVAKFRVVVKQLKAQKQLAEEYWKPQVSVGAYVGENVNGPVPTKNKVYGFNLSVNTRFGSTTNQNTLNYGVQTDGSGIQRIPGYGPQFVGKGENAFNSSNFNFYDDLSYSRNILEGKIKLSEAVGKYKKLSNEVEMSVYKSYDTLQEKWQLLRLGNSRLYLQFEAFKLARQKFQQGFLKEVDVISAELDLMQAQDGLLEVSRDYMLSGFEFYFFSGSDNNSLHLYEYNRNKGNSIILKLYDYKRDESLKPEIREVEEREKIEITPDTTIIEKKEVPLIEEENYHIKESPKKKKDYDFFIEE